The nucleotide window GGTCTCTTCGCCTTGATCCGTCGATGCGGCCGCCGGCGAACATCCCGAGTCGGCGGGCGGACCACACCTGCCGCTACCAGCTCGGCGAGTCGGTCGGTCGGCTCATCGACTGCTGAGAGCCTGGCGACCGGGCGCCCGCGGTCGGTCACGATGACCTCCTCGCCGGCGCGGACACGCTCGATGTACTTGCTGAGACCGTTCTTGAGGTCGCGGATTCCGACCTCGGACCGAGACGTAGCTACTCCCATGGCACAATTGTAGCCACATCGTCGGTCCCAGTGCGTCCCACATCCGCTCGCTACCGCTGTGAGATCCGTGCTCTGCTCTTGCTCAGGGTCCTGACGACGAGGAGGCCTTCGTGGCCCGGCAGGTCGCACTCCTTCGCGGGGTGAACGTCGGTGGCAAGAACACGGTCGCGATGACTGTGGTCCGCGACGTCTTCGAGTCGATCGGCTGTGAGGACGTGAGCACCTACATCCAGAGCGGCAACGTGCTCTTCGCCGGCAGCGGGACGCTCAGCCCACAGCGCCTCGAGGAGGCGCTACACGCCCGGTTCGCGCTCGACATCTCGGTGGTGGTCCGTTCGGCCGACGACCTCCGCCAGGTCGTGGAGCACAACCCGTACGCGGCTGCCGACCTCTCCAAGGTGCACGTCGCCTTCCTGGCTGACGAGCCAGATGAGGAGCGGGCAGCGAACCTCGACACGGTGGCGCTGCTGCCCGAGCACGTCACCATCCGGGGCCGTGACCTCTACCTTCACCTCCCCAACGGGATGGGACGGGCCAAGCTTCCCGGCCACCTCGAGCGACGGCTGAGCATCCGGCCCACAGTTCGGAACTGGACGACCGTGACCAAGCTGGCCGACCTGCTCGCGGCCTGATGGCTCGACTCGCCGCGCGCGCCAACCCGGTCGTGCGGCTCAGCGGCGCGGTAGAAGTCGCGGGTCTCCTCGAAGCGGACGGTGAAGATCCCGAGGTGGTGGATCACCGACCGTCGACCT belongs to Acidimicrobiales bacterium and includes:
- a CDS encoding type II toxin-antitoxin system prevent-host-death family antitoxin, whose translation is MGVATSRSEVGIRDLKNGLSKYIERVRAGEEVIVTDRGRPVARLSAVDEPTDRLAELVAAGVVRPPTRDVRRRPHRRIKAKRPVSDLVAEQRQ
- a CDS encoding DUF1697 domain-containing protein; the encoded protein is MARQVALLRGVNVGGKNTVAMTVVRDVFESIGCEDVSTYIQSGNVLFAGSGTLSPQRLEEALHARFALDISVVVRSADDLRQVVEHNPYAAADLSKVHVAFLADEPDEERAANLDTVALLPEHVTIRGRDLYLHLPNGMGRAKLPGHLERRLSIRPTVRNWTTVTKLADLLAA